CTTCTTCTTCCTTGCATTCTACAAGCAAATACTGTCATTACTTGTACCAAGTCTTCTGTAAGCTCTTGTTGTTCGTCCACTTTCTGTGAATCTACAATTTCAATTGGAACGCTATATAGGTCACAAAATGCTTGAAATAATTCAAATCCAATACGTAATAGGCGGTCTTTGTATAAGACAACGATTTTATCAACTCGTCCCTCTTTAACCTCTCTCATTAGGCGTAACAACCCTTTTTTCTCATAATTAATTCCACTGCCGATGTCTTTAATAATTGTAAAAGGCTTGCCTTGTGCAAATAAATAAGTTTCTAAGTTTTCGATTTGACGCTGTAAATCTTGTTCTTGTTTCTTTGACGACACCCTTGCATAACCAATCACAACTTTATTTTTTGATTCGATGCCAAGATATTCGTTTAATTGTCGTTTGGAATAATATCGAGTACCATAATCCGTTTTATGTTCTGGAACCAATGTTCCGTCTTTATCCCATTTTCTTAATGTGTGTGGGCTTTTGCCGATATAATCGGCCGCCTCACCAATAATTAAATATTGTTTTTTGTCCATTATACAAGTCTCCTTTTATCGATACTTATATAATAACACATGTTGTTTAATAGCGCTAGTTTTTATTAACTTATACTAACATAACCTCGTTCAATCGCCGTCGCAAGTGGTGACCAGTCTTATTCTCACGAACAGACCTCTGATGCTTTCACATCAGCGCAGACTATATGTCAATCTCTAACATAGAGACCAAAGATTTTTCTTCCGCCCTTAGCTTGCGGTTTTACTCTCCCATCAGGAGATAGTCGTTGAAGGTCTTCCATAGCGATACGCCTTAGGACTTTCCCTGCTGAACTACCATTGTTTATCACCCTTAGGATACACGTTTCAACGCATTCACTATTTTTCTTACGTTGCACTAATGTACGTTCATTTAACCCTAGGTCATCTCATTTTTTCTTTCCAGCTTTCGCAGCCTGCCGTCTATCGTTTCCGATTCCGTTTTGGCAAAATGAGCTTTAGGTTTTCCACAGCATTTAACCTTTGTAATGATACTTACCAGATTACTCCGATAAGCACGGTATTCAGTTTTACTATACTAAGTTATTTAACTTTTATTAAATGAGTTGCAACTGTTTAGTTACCGTTTTTACTTGCGAATAGCTATATCCCTGCTTTTTTGCCAACCTCTCATAGGCATCCATTAACTGAGTACCCATTCTCATGCGTTGATACTGTTTTTTGACGCCCATCACAAAAATCTCTGCACAGTCATCACTTGTCGTATTTAATACGACAAATCCGGCGACATCATCATTCACATAACAGGCTAAAAATACTTTGTCTTTAGATTCACTTATATAATTTTCCGTGCTTTCCTCCATTCCAAACCATTCTGGCAAATCATACAACACTTCCCGTGCAATGACTTGCTTGACTTCCTTATGCGTAATCTCTTTGATTTTTATATTCATATACTTCTCCATAATAATTTGTTTAACATAAGTAACATAACACTAATACCTGAACATTATTTTATCACATTTATTAATCTGCGACCTGTATTATTTTATTCATACAGCCTTGGCAGATTTGACTCCCTCGGTTTTACAGACATCCAAAACACAAAAAAAGGCTAGCCTCACGCTAACCTTTCAGTTTTCTATCCTCTTTGTAGCTGATCTAAATGATGTTTACGCTTATGATACGTAATTCCTAATGGTACAGCTGAACCAATCCACGCCAGTGGACTTGATAATGATAAGCCAAGGAATCCCCATAATTTACCTAAAACAATTGCGGCGGCTACACGCATAATCAACTCCATAATACCGGCGAAGGTCGGAATTTTGCTATCCCCTAAACCTTGTAAAGTATAACGATAGACGAATAATAAACTTAATACCCAATACATAGGACCATTCATTTTAAAATACATGAAGCCATACTCAATCATTTTTTGTGAATCTTCGCCGCTGACAAATAATGCAACCAATTCTTTACCAAAAATCCATAACACGATTCCGGCTACAATTGCTACTATAACCGATAATATTGAAATCGAACGAACACCTTGTCGAATACGTTCAAATTTACGGGCACCAAAGTTTTGTCCAACATAAGTCGCCATCGCAACACCAAATGACATTAAAATTAAAATCACAACTTGGTCAACCTTTTGCGCGGCTGAATAACTCGCAACAGCAACGGCACCCAATGCATTAAGTGCCATAGTGACTGCTATCGTGCCAATCGCAATGATTGATGATTGAAAAGCCATCGGTAATGCGATTTGTAAGTGATACATCAACTCTTCTTTTTTAATACCAACATCCAAACGCACTTTTAAAATCGGCCATTGTCTATGGATGGCGATGAGACATAAGGTAACTGCTAAACCCTGCGACATAATCGTTGCAATGGCAGTCCCTGCAACACCTAACCCTAAATAGACAATAAATAGATAATCTAACACAATATTGGTTAATGCAGCCACGATTAAAAAGTATAACGGTGTACGGCTATCTCCTAAAGAACGCATTAAATTATTCAACATATTGTAAAGCACAGTAATAAACATAAAGCCAAAAATAATAAATAAGTAACTATACGTATAGTCAATAATATTGGCAGGTGTTTTCATAAAAGTTAAAATACCACGTAATGAGAATAAACTCAACGCAATTAAAATGGCCGATACACTGAGTGACAGTATCCAGTTCAACAAGACACTCCGTTGTAACTTATGATAATCCCGTGCTCCGTACGCTTGTGCAATTGGAATGGATAAACCGGCAGTAAAACCTTGAGAAAATCCTAAAATCAAAAAACTTACACTTCCCGCAGCACCAATTCCCGCTAATGCTTCTAGACCCATGGTCCGTCCGACAATCAATGTATCCACCATGTTATACAATAATTGAAATAAGTTTCCGATAATTAATGGTATCGAAAAAATAATTACTTTTTTCAGTGGTGAGCCTGATGTCATATCATTCACACGATTACCTCCTCAATTATTTTATCTGCATCATTCTTTAACATTGTAAAGTTTTGCTTGCAACTATGTAGTATACGCTCTATTTGATTAAACTTCAACCGCTTTTTAGTCAGTACCAATAAATCTACCCCTTACATACAAAAAGCGATCTTCCAACTTATTGGAAAATCACTTTTATTTATCATTACACTTATTTTTTCAACATACCAGTAATACCACGTGTAATCGCTCGACCGAGTTCACGACCAACTGAACTCATAATATTTTTCGTGAAGCGATCCATCGGCGTATCTGTACGTCGAGTAGATGATTTTTGAGTGGCTTTTTCTTGTCGTGCCCGCGCTTTTTCAGCTTCTTTCGTTAGACGTTCTTGTTCCCGCTGGAATTCTTTATTCAAGCGTTCTTGCTCTTTTGCTGCTTCTTGGCGTTCTGCCTCCAACAATATTTCTTGCTCACGCTCAGCGGTTTGCGCCAAAATCATTTCGTGAGCACTTTCACGGTCAATTGGTGTTTCGTATTTCGCAATTAATGCTGACTCATTAATGACACTTGCTTGTACAGCAAAATCTACTGTTCCTAAATGACTTTGTGGCGGCCATATAGTGACGATATCAGCTTCTTTAGGCGTACCATCATCATTCAAGGTAGACACAACAGCTTGACCAACTTTTAATGATTGAATCGCACTTGCTAAATCTGCATCTGCTGCTTGTCGGAAACTATCCGCAACAGCATTAACAGTTTTGATTTCTTTGGGTGTAAACGCACGTAAACCATGCTGAATACGATTACCCAGCTGTGACGCGACACGTTCAGGGATATCTAATGGGTTTTGAGTAACAAAAAATACTGATACCCCTTTGGAGCGAATCAAGCGAACAATTAATTCAATTTTTTCCAACAAAACATCCGGAGTTTTGTTAAACATCAAGTGCGCTTCATCAAAGAAGAAGACAAGTTTTGGTTTAGCTAAATCACCAACTTCTGGTAATGTTTCGTAAAGATTCGCAAGTACCGCGAGTAAAACTGTCGCATAGAGTGTCGGTTGTTGACTGAGTTTAACAGCATTTAAAATATTGATAACACCTTGTCCTTGAGCATCTGTACGCATCAAATCAGCCAATTCCAATGCCGGCTCACCAAAGAAACTTTTAGCACCTTGCTGTTCCAACACCACAATCGAGCGTAAAATTGCACCGACTGATGAAGCGGCAATGTTGCCATAATGTTGACTCAATTCTTTAGCATTTTCTAAGACATAATTCAACATGGCACGTAAATCCATTAAATCAATCAATAATAATCCTTTTTCATCCGCTACGGAAAAGACAATGTTTAAAATACCTGTTTGCACATCATTAAGTCCCAAAATACGAGATAATAAGACAGGTCCCATCTCCGAAATCGTCATACGTAATGGAATCCCATTTTCACCGAGAACATCCCATAATTCAACCGGAAATGCTGCTGGTTCATAGTCCGTATACTGCGTTATTGCCAAGCGTTCATTATCTACGTCACCATTATTGGATTGTGCCAGACTAGTCAAGTCACCCTTAATATCCGCTAGAAATACAGGTACACCTGCTTTACTTAATTGTTCGGCAAGCACTTTTAGTGTCACTGTTTTACCTGTGCCGGTTGCTCCAGCAATGATTCCATGCCGATTTAATTGATTTAAATTGATTAATGCTGGTGCACTGCCATAGCCAAATTGAATTGTCTGACTCATATCATTCATCCTCTCTCAACCTAAATTGGTTACTGTATTCTATACGAGTATCATACCATATTTACATACAAATAACCGTTTCAATAGTCATTTTTCTGTGCATATTGTCGCTCAATCAATAGCAATCGAAAAACCAAGCCGATCCCCACAGAAATCAGTCCTGTAATCAGCCCAATCCAAAAACTATATGGCCCCAGCGATGAAAATTTTGATAATAATACACCTGTTGGAATACCAATACACCAATGTCCAATCATCCCAATAATGAATGGGACAACCGTATCTTTATAACCACGTAACACACCTTGAATCGGTGCTGCAAATGAATCCCCAACTTGAAACAATAAACCATAACCAAGAAATGTTTGTGTCAGCTGAATAAATTCTGGTGTTTTTCCATATAATACTGCGACACGTCCACGATTAAAAAATAAAAAAGTCATCGTCATAATACCAATCACTAATGACATCGCTAACCCGATGCGCGTAATTTTTTTCGCTCGCACATAAGAACGCGCCCCAATTTCTTGTGATACAGCAATCATTAAGGCACTTGAAATACTTAATGGAAAGCTATAGAGAAACGAAGTGAAATTCATAGCAGCCTGGTGCCCCGCGATTACTTGTGCACTGTATAAACTCATTAATAAGCCGACGAATGAAAAAATACTAGTTTCTGCAAATATCGCAAGCCCGATAGGAAATCCCATTTTCGCAAATGAACGCCACTCAGCAACATTGATACGTTCATAATACAAAATGCGATACTCCGCAATGCCTGGTTGGTATTTGATAATCAACAAGATGACACCTAACACTAGCCAATAACTAATAGCTGTCCCTAATCCTGCACCGCCACCACCAAGTTCTGGAAAACCAAATCGTCCGTAGATAAACAAATAATTCAAAATAATATTAAAAGGAACAAGTAGTAACATAAAAAGCATCGACACACGCGTTTTCCCTAAGCCATCGACAAAAGAACGTAAAACAGTAAATAAAATAGATGGAATAATCCCCATTGATAAATACGATAGGTAGCGAAAAGCTATCCCGCGCACTTCATCCGTTAAGGTCATCGTATTTAAAATGGGGCGTAAAAACAAAACACCCATCAGAAAAAAGATAATACTCAACGCGATACCAATTCCAATAAATTGCCGTACTGCATGCGTGATGTCTTTATATTGCTTACCGCCCAGGGCTTGCCCGACAATTGGAGTGAGAACTGAAATAAACCCCGTAAATAATGTAAAAAACGGCACCCACAAGTTTCCACCAATACCAACACCGGCCAGATGGACTTCATTATAATTACCGGTCATCATTGTATCGATAAATTGTGCCGAAAAACTGGCCAATTGATAAATTAGTACTGGAATTAATAAATTTGCCAGTCGCTTTATTTCTTTTGCTGTGTGAAATTCTATTGTTGGTTGTTCAAACATTGGTATTTATCATCTCCTCTTCTTGTAAATAATCAAACCACTCCATTATACAGCTTCAAACAGGGCAGAGCCTACTCTAACAAATGTCGCACCTTCAGCTACCGCAATTGGATAGTCTTGACTCATCCCCATACTTAACTCATGGCATGGCGCATGATGCCTTTTTTGTGCTGCTATTGATATCTGTAGTTCTTTTAATACTTTAAAATATTGATGTAACTCACTATCAGACGCATCAATTGGCGCCATCGTCATCAAGCCAACAATATGAATTTGTGAAAATTGGGCCAAATCTTCAATCCATTCCATTGTCGCTTCCATCGACCCACCAGCTTTACTCGATTCACCACTGACATTGACTTGCACAAAACAATTGACTGGTTTGGTTGCACGTTTATTGATTTCTTTAGCTAACGATGGTCGGTCCAACGCATGAAAATAATCAACATATGGTAGTACTGACCGCACTTGTCGTGTCTGCAAGCGACCAATATAATGCCATACAATATCCGGATATACCTGTAAAGCTTCGTATTTTTCTAAAAAGGTAGTCACTCGATTTTCAGCAAAATGCCGAACACCTAAGTCATACAATTGCTTCATAGTAGGAATATCAACAGTTTTAGTAACTGCTATTAATGTCACGTTTTGGTCTGCTGCTTTATTTTCTTTAATTTGCTGGTTTATATGATATAAATTTCTCGCTAATTGTTCGCTGTTCATTTCATCACTTCCTAATTCTGGTTCGCTTGGGCTGCCTCCGACTTCCGCTTCAAAAATTTCCTCTGTGCGTTACTCGCACGCCGTCAGTTTTTTCCGGTGGTTCGAGACAAAACACCCACGCTCACACTATGGTTATTCTGGTTTGCTTGGGCTGCCACTTTGGTTATTCATCAGCTTATTATAGCACATTTTTCACAACTATTTAAAAATGATTTTGGCTGTTCTTCCTGCCATTTCATTCGCATTTTAGAAAAAATCGGTTATAATAGAATTAAAGAATAGGCTTACATTTTATAAAAATTTAAGCCTTGCCATCAATGACATCACGAAAAATGAAAGGATGATATGATGATGACACAGACTGTTTATACCAATTATTGGGTCAATGAGCGTGTGGATTTGAAGAAAGAACACGGTAGCTATTTGACGGAAGAAGAAGCAATTAAAGGGATTGAAACATGGTGGGAAATCCATAAAGAACATTATAAAGAAGTCGAACATAAACGGACGAACTCTGGTGCTTTGGAGATTTATTATGGTGATCCACAGTATTACTACCGTATTGAAAAACGACAAATCAGTGAACCATTACCAAGCCGCACATATCGTCTAAAGTCTGCTGGTGAAATCCAATCAACACGAAAAATGAATCAACTTCGTGACGGCGTCTATCTGTTCGACGAGTTAGCCGAACCCTACCGCGACCGCTTAATTGTTACTATGGCAGATGCACAAAAAGTACGTGAATATGTCTACACTGATCATGGAGAACCCATAATCAAACTCGCCGATGTAAAGCAAATAAAATAGTGCGACAAAGAGCACTCTGACTTGAACCACTGGAGCAAAGGTCGCAGGAATGCTCATATGCGCTGCAAGAGTGTTATGAAGTAGACGTCGTCGCTGCCCGAACGAACCGATAGACCCCCCACTGCTCAACTAATGCAGTGGGGGGTTGAATGGTAATTACCTACTGGTGCTCCATCTTAACATCTCTAGATAAAAATATCATCATCCATAATATCGAGATATTCAAATTGCGCTGTGGCAAAAATATCATTAATCATTACCTCATCACGGAATGGGTCTCCTTCAAGACCTAATAGAAGAAGTATTTCTTTTACCCACTGATCCGCTGTCAAATCGATTTCATCGTAATGCGGATAGATAATCATTGCCATCGCATAAAAATAATCCATTATCATCCCTTCCATATGGGGATTTTCTTTTTCAACATAATCCAATAATTTTTGAATTACTTCTTGAATCAGTGGATGGTCATTGGCTACAGAAAGCTGTTCTAAATCCAGTATTTCATGCTCACCAAACCAACTATACTCTACTGTCCCACTTGTCTTATGGATAATCAGATGATGCAAGATATCATTTTTAATATAATTATAAAAATCATCCGACTGTAGGATTAATTCGAAAACAGGTCGCACTACTGAACTATCAATCTCATATAAGGGTTTCACTTTCAATAATTGTTCAAACGGCGGAATATCAAAATTATCTTCTACCCATTGTTCAAGCGAGTCTTGCTCAGTGGCTATTTCAATTTGCGTCTGTAATGACACCAACTCTTTGACACTTTCCAATTGTTCCTCTAGAACAGTAGTGTCCCAAGATTGTTTTTGCATCGCAGATTTTAATTCATTTAGTGTCATTAATCGTTGTTTAAATGGCATTAAAATGGGCAAACACTGCACATATAATGGGATTAGCGCCGGTCTCGTAATAAGATCTTCTACACGTGCAAAATTCGTTTCCCATAACTCTTTTACTAACGTTAAGCGCAATAAAATCATATTCACTTGAATGATTTCTTCAAATACTTCATCTTGCCACTCTATT
The genomic region above belongs to Aerococcaceae bacterium zg-1292 and contains:
- a CDS encoding MATE family efflux transporter; this translates as MNDMTSGSPLKKVIIFSIPLIIGNLFQLLYNMVDTLIVGRTMGLEALAGIGAAGSVSFLILGFSQGFTAGLSIPIAQAYGARDYHKLQRSVLLNWILSLSVSAILIALSLFSLRGILTFMKTPANIIDYTYSYLFIIFGFMFITVLYNMLNNLMRSLGDSRTPLYFLIVAALTNIVLDYLFIVYLGLGVAGTAIATIMSQGLAVTLCLIAIHRQWPILKVRLDVGIKKEELMYHLQIALPMAFQSSIIAIGTIAVTMALNALGAVAVASYSAAQKVDQVVILILMSFGVAMATYVGQNFGARKFERIRQGVRSISILSVIVAIVAGIVLWIFGKELVALFVSGEDSQKMIEYGFMYFKMNGPMYWVLSLLFVYRYTLQGLGDSKIPTFAGIMELIMRVAAAIVLGKLWGFLGLSLSSPLAWIGSAVPLGITYHKRKHHLDQLQRG
- a CDS encoding MATE family efflux transporter → MFEQPTIEFHTAKEIKRLANLLIPVLIYQLASFSAQFIDTMMTGNYNEVHLAGVGIGGNLWVPFFTLFTGFISVLTPIVGQALGGKQYKDITHAVRQFIGIGIALSIIFFLMGVLFLRPILNTMTLTDEVRGIAFRYLSYLSMGIIPSILFTVLRSFVDGLGKTRVSMLFMLLLVPFNIILNYLFIYGRFGFPELGGGGAGLGTAISYWLVLGVILLIIKYQPGIAEYRILYYERINVAEWRSFAKMGFPIGLAIFAETSIFSFVGLLMSLYSAQVIAGHQAAMNFTSFLYSFPLSISSALMIAVSQEIGARSYVRAKKITRIGLAMSLVIGIMTMTFLFFNRGRVAVLYGKTPEFIQLTQTFLGYGLLFQVGDSFAAPIQGVLRGYKDTVVPFIIGMIGHWCIGIPTGVLLSKFSSLGPYSFWIGLITGLISVGIGLVFRLLLIERQYAQKNDY
- a CDS encoding YggS family pyridoxal phosphate-dependent enzyme; this translates as MNSEQLARNLYHINQQIKENKAADQNVTLIAVTKTVDIPTMKQLYDLGVRHFAENRVTTFLEKYEALQVYPDIVWHYIGRLQTRQVRSVLPYVDYFHALDRPSLAKEINKRATKPVNCFVQVNVSGESSKAGGSMEATMEWIEDLAQFSQIHIVGLMTMAPIDASDSELHQYFKVLKELQISIAAQKRHHAPCHELSMGMSQDYPIAVAEGATFVRVGSALFEAV
- a CDS encoding DUF853 family protein; the encoded protein is MSQTIQFGYGSAPALINLNQLNRHGIIAGATGTGKTVTLKVLAEQLSKAGVPVFLADIKGDLTSLAQSNNGDVDNERLAITQYTDYEPAAFPVELWDVLGENGIPLRMTISEMGPVLLSRILGLNDVQTGILNIVFSVADEKGLLLIDLMDLRAMLNYVLENAKELSQHYGNIAASSVGAILRSIVVLEQQGAKSFFGEPALELADLMRTDAQGQGVINILNAVKLSQQPTLYATVLLAVLANLYETLPEVGDLAKPKLVFFFDEAHLMFNKTPDVLLEKIELIVRLIRSKGVSVFFVTQNPLDIPERVASQLGNRIQHGLRAFTPKEIKTVNAVADSFRQAADADLASAIQSLKVGQAVVSTLNDDGTPKEADIVTIWPPQSHLGTVDFAVQASVINESALIAKYETPIDRESAHEMILAQTAEREQEILLEAERQEAAKEQERLNKEFQREQERLTKEAEKARARQEKATQKSSTRRTDTPMDRFTKNIMSSVGRELGRAITRGITGMLKK
- a CDS encoding IS607 family transposase, which translates into the protein MDKKQYLIIGEAADYIGKSPHTLRKWDKDGTLVPEHKTDYGTRYYSKRQLNEYLGIESKNKVVIGYARVSSKKQEQDLQRQIENLETYLFAQGKPFTIIKDIGSGINYEKKGLLRLMREVKEGRVDKIVVLYKDRLLRIGFELFQAFCDLYSVPIEIVDSQKVDEQQELTEDLVQVMTVFACRMQGRRSRRTKSMIQSYKEKELEKGN
- a CDS encoding GNAT family N-acetyltransferase, which produces MNIKIKEITHKEVKQVIAREVLYDLPEWFGMEESTENYISESKDKVFLACYVNDDVAGFVVLNTTSDDCAEIFVMGVKKQYQRMRMGTQLMDAYERLAKKQGYSYSQVKTVTKQLQLI